A single region of the Anguilla anguilla isolate fAngAng1 chromosome 17, fAngAng1.pri, whole genome shotgun sequence genome encodes:
- the plbd1 gene encoding phospholipase B-like 1 → MAFFPDKILYLVVLNVAVTSVVGSDQMQMATVYWDNTHKAVLLKQGVLEKEGDAYGYFNDTLSHTGWGVLELRAGYGETPELDEVTFFLAGYLEGFLTAQQMFSHYTNMYPQLIKDPKVLGPVKNWMSKQDQWTREQVKLNKAVDPLWQHAGFIVAQMDGLQAGASYWAKLNKREPLSMFAVQFLNAVGDLLDLIPALVPETDPHHRNTKFRMPGMGHCSALIKMLPGFENLLLAHSSWYTYAATLRIYKHWDFRVSEPHTATGKMSFSSYPGFLVSLDDFYILGSGLLMTQTTNNVFNSSLFSLVTPQSLLAWQRVRLAHALARTGKQWAQTFSRYNSGTYNNQYMVVDLSKVALGSRLEEGALTVVEQIPGLVEHSDQTQALRRGYWPSYNVPFHSTIYNQSGYPEMWKEHGEDFSYDLCPRAKIFRRDQAGVADLASMKHIMRYNNYKNDPYARGHPCRTICCRNDLKEEKPSPGGCYDTKVTDFHMAQRFAAEAVNGPTTQGGLPPFSWSGFNRTSHQGLPVTYNFTFLTMQPTLLRP, encoded by the exons ATGGCTTTCTTTCCTGACAAGATACTGTATCTTGTTGTCCTGAATGTTGCGGTCACGAGTGTGGTAGGATCAGACC AGATGCAGATGGCCACTGTGTACTGGGATAATACTCACAAGGCAGTGTTGCTGAAGCAGGGGGTTCTGGAAAAAGAAGGGGACGCATATGGGTACTTTAACGACACCCTCTCGCACACGGGCTGGGGAGTTCTGGAGCTGCGGGCAGGTTATGGGGAGACCCCGGAACTCGACGAAGTCACCTTCTTCTTGGCGGGATACCTGGAGGGATTCCTGACAGCTCA ACAGATGTTTAGTCACTACACTAACATGTATCCCCAGCTGATAAAGGACCCAAAGGTGCTAGGTCCAGTGAAGAACTGGATGAG TAAGCAGGACCAGTGGACGAGAGAACAGGTGAAGCTCAATAAGGCCGTGGACCCCCTGTGGCAACACGCTGGCTTCATCGTAGCCCAAATGGACGGGCTTCAGGCAGGAGCTTCGTACTGGGCAAAGCTCAATAAGAGAGAG CCCCTGTCCATGTTCGCCGTCCAGTTCCTCAATGCGGTGGGGGACCTGCTGGACCTGATCCCAGCCCTGGTACCAGAGACTGACCCTCACCACAGAAACACGAAGTTCAGAATGCCTGGCATGGGACACTGTTCTGCCCTCATTAAG ATGTTGCCAGGGTTCGAGAACCTCCTGTTGGCTCACTCCAGCTGGTACACCTACGCAGCCACGCTGCGCATCTACAAGCACTGGGATTTCAGAGTATCGGAGCCCCACACCGCCACAGGCAAAATGTCCTTCAGCAGCTATCCTG GCTTCCTGGTGTCTCTGGATGACTTCTACATCTTAGGCAGTGGCCTCCTGATGACCCAGACCACCAACAATGTCTTCAACAGCTCGCTCTTCTCCCTGGTGACGCCCCAGAGCCTGCTGGCCTGGCAGAGAGTTCGACTGGCGCATGCCCTCGCGCGCACCGGGAAGCAGTGGGCACAGACCTTCTCCAGATACAACTCCG GCACCTATAATAACCAGTACATGGTGGTGGACCTCAGCAAAGTGGCTCTGGGCAgcaggctggaggagggggcTCTGACTGTGGTGGAGCAGATTCCTGGGCTGGTGGAGCACTCGGACCAGACTCAGGCCCTGCGGcgag ggTACTGGCCCTCCTACAACGTGCCTTTCCACAGTACGATCTACAACCAGAGTGGTTACCCGGAGATGTGGAAGGAGCACGGAGAGGACTTCTCCTATGACCTCTGCCCACGAGCCAAGATCTTCCGCAGGGACCAGGCCGGAGTGGCGGATCTGGCCTCCATGAAGCACATCATGAGATACAACA ATTACAAGAATGACCCCTACGCCAGAGGACACCCCTGCAGGACCATCTGCTGCCGCAACGACCTGAAGGAGGAGAAGCCTAGCCCAGGAGGCTGCTACGATACCAAG GTGACGGACTTTCACATGGCGCAGCGCTTCGCGGCGGAGGCGGTCAACGGGCCCACGACGCAGGGGGGGCTCCCGCCCTTCTCCTGGAGCGGGTTCAACCGCACCTCCCACCAGGGGCTGCCCGTCACCTACAACTTCACCTTCCTGACCATGCAGCCCACGCTGCTCCGGCCCTGA